A window of Corticium candelabrum chromosome 3, ooCorCand1.1, whole genome shotgun sequence contains these coding sequences:
- the LOC134177376 gene encoding uncharacterized protein LOC134177376, with product MARGTSSPTQKDSSSQGIPIYIIVAASVGALVLIFVIVIIIVCCKRKSARKRELNSDLQTTEHIYANSNTAETNFGVDVNVDCTPSDSMTFLPSKQVPKANDVLSTPLEEESVEQSKLSTFLSNVVETHPATPGEPLHPDNQAAVATDDDRKSTNQDLPQNEETSTQTTSTVNPGEHYAVPSCSNGSGPRETSNPLIAIPFYEVIPCRKADEVDDVNNVTLVESRIEFNQDAKNKMGNFKTADQGGSFQVTTLYATVDMAKKTTKEEPPPKASEVQYAELETSFSGSIQQLLAKPSVVYSEMNSEQPMPRNDEQKL from the exons ATGGCAAGAG GAACGTCTTCTCCAACTCAGAAAGACTCTAGCTCTCAAG GAATTCCTATATACATTATTGTTGCGGCAAGCGTTGGTGCACTAGTTTTGATCTTCGTGATCGTCATCATTATTGTTTGCTGCAAACGAAAATCAG CTCGCAAAAGAGAATTGAACTCAGACCTTCAAACAACTGAACACATTTACGCAAACAG CAATACTGCAGAAACAAATTTTGGGGTAGATGTGAACGTCGACTGTACCCCATCCGATTCAATGACGTTTTTGCCGTCCAAGCAAGTCCCCAAGGCAAACGACGTGTTATCGACTCCTCTCGAAGAAGAATCTGTTGAACAATCCAAACTGTCGACTTTTCTTTCTAACGTCGTTGAAACGCATCCAGCTACTCCGGGAGAACCGCTACACCCAGACAACCAGGCAGCTGTAGCCACTGACGATGAtagaaaatcaacaaaccag gatttgcctcaaaacgaaGAGACAAGCACTCAAACAACCTCTACAGTGAACCCAGGGGAGCATTACGCTGTACCAAGTTGTTCAAACGGCTCTGGACCCCGGGAAACTTCGAATCCACTGATTGCTATCCCGTTCTATGAAGTCATTCCGTGTCGGAAGGCCGACGAAGTAGATGACGTCAACAATGTGACGTTGGTAGAATCTCGGATAGAATTCAACCAAGACGCGAAAAATAAAATGGGGAATTTCAAAACAGCAGACCAAGGCGGATCTTTTCAAGTTACTACACTTTATGCAACAGTCGACATGGCCAAGAAAACAACCAAAGAAGAACCTCCACCAAag GCGAGTGAAGTTCAGTATGCAGAGTTAGAAACGAGTTTTTCTGGCTCGATCCAACAGCTACTAGCAAAACCAAGTGTCGTATATTCTGAAATGAATTCTGAGCAGCCAATGCCAAGAAACGACGAACAGAAACTCTGA
- the LOC134177523 gene encoding uncharacterized protein LOC134177523, with translation MKSTVHQTATIQSQTETNDLLDKATNGREKTTTTPVSQSRTTTSASPGNIIHTDKLHIPTTPSNYSCSELPLRVFIIMAVASFVFITLIVIWIIWKFYKRDNTNKKEDKLSKDRESIYQM, from the exons ATGAAGAGCACAGTACATCAAACGGCAACTATACAATCTCAGACAGAAACCAATGATCTTTTAGACAAAGCTACAAACGGTAGGGAAAAGACCACGACAACGCCTGTTAGCCAATCAAGGACAACGACATCTGCTTCCCCAGGCAATATCATTCATACAGACAAACTTCACATCCCAACTACTCCTAGTAATTATTCGTGCTCAG AACTTCCACTCCGAGTTTTCATAATCATGGCAGTAGCGAGTTTTGTTTTCATaacattaattgttatttggATTATTTGGAAATTCTACAAAAGGG acaatacaaacaaaaaagaagaTAAACTATCAAAAGACAG AGAGTCAATTTATCAAATGTAG
- the LOC134177093 gene encoding mucin-2-like isoform X2: protein MRSSLRVCLLLGAVIKYALTEQEYICGVGPHNYTIDSPAFTIYQLVQRRVNLTIPLAGNKSESYRWYFSEGNSKLESKTFQVLRNNGTIETINSNATILLQNSNYSRIQIAGIQVVNNKTNLRGNYVTINIGNFPAVELLDATICDNSISVCVNITGTPPPITTILALEDVNMAAKNQTQFCSTFDKPSVLNILTVFITASNCFGSTTANVSISFINDISRCNFTTCSAVESSVLNPQQLASTASAISCSFTSVTRNQLVSSRPTIASTDYLRTSPSTSDKQTSTPTSIKQTSPSTSDKPTGFPMQANSTTSTKKTSSTRGNQQKSSQSTSYQQRVSLTTEYRKLATNSMARGTSSPPQKDSTSQGIPVYIIVAACVGGLVLIVVIVIIIVCCKRKSARKRELNSDLQTTEHIYANSNTTETKFGVDVNVDGTPSDSMTFLPSKQGPKAKDVLSTPPEEESAEQSKLSTLLSNVVETHPATPGEPLHPDDQAAAATDDDRKSANQGLPQNEETSIETTSTVNPGEHYAVPRCPNVSGPLETSNPQIPIPFYEIIPCRKADEVDDVNDVTLIESRVEFNQDAKNKKGTFKTAEDSGSFQVTTLYATVDMAKKTTKEEPSPKTSEVQYAELETSFSGSIQQLLAKTSVIYSEMNSEQPPPRNDGQEL, encoded by the exons ATGAGATCATCGCTTagagtctgtctgttactcGGAGCAGTCATCAAGTATGCATTAACTGAGCAAGAATACATATGCG GTGTAGGACCTCACAATTACACTATCGACTCTCCAGCTTTTACCATCTACCAGCTAGTACAACGACGCGTTAATCTAACTATTCCATTGGCGGGCAACAAATCGGAGTCATATAGATGGTATTTCTCCGAAGGAAATTCTAAATTAGAATCTAAAACATTTCAAGTGCTACGTAACAATGGAACTATCGAAACAATCAACTCGAATGCTACTATACTTTTACAAAACTCCAATTACAGCAGAATTCAAATCGCTGGCATTCAAGTTGTAAATAATAAGACAAATCTTCGAGGCAATTATGTTACAATTAACATTGGCA ACTTTCCTGCTGTTGAGCTTTTAGACGCAACCATTTGCGACAACAGCATCTCAGTCTGCGTCAATATCACTGGCACTCCGCCTCCTATTACTACCATACTGGCCTTAGAAGACGTCAATATGGCAGCTAAAAATCAAACTCAATTTTGTTCTACTTTTGACAAACCTAGCGTTCTAAACATTCTAACTGTCTTCATTACTGCATCTAATTGTTTTGGAAGTACTACTGCAAATGTATCCATCAGTTTTATAAATG ATATTTCTCGTTGCAATTTTACGACTTGCTCAGCTGTTGAAAGTTCCGTATTGAATCCTCAGCAGCTTGCTAGTACAGCAAGTGCTATTTCGTGCAG ctTTACGTCCGTCACTCGAAATCAGCTTGTTTCTTCGAGACCCACTATTGCTTCGACAGACTACCTTAGAACAAGTCCATCTAcatcagataaacaaacaagtactcCTACATcgatcaaacaaacaagtccCTCTACATCAGATAAACCGACAGGTTTTCCCATGCAAGCAAATTCAACTACATCAACTAAAAAAACAAGTTCAACAAGAGGAAATCAACAAAAGTCAAGTCAGTCGACATCTTACCAACAGAGAGTGAGTCTAACTACAGAATATCGTAAGTTAGCTACCAATTCAATGGCAAGAG GAACGTCTTCTCCACCTCAGAAAGATTCTACTTCTCAAG GAATTCCTGTATACATTATTGTTGCAGCATGCGTTGGTGGACTAGTTTTGATCGTCGTGATCGTCATCATTATTGTTTGCTGCAAACGAAAATCAG CTCGCAAAAGAGAATTGAACTCAGACCTTCAAACAACTGAACACATTTATGCAAACAG CAATACTACAGAAACAAAGTTTGGGGTAGATGTGAACGTCGACGGTACCCCATCCGATTCAATGACGTTTTTGCCGTCCAAGCAAGGTCCCAAGGCAAAAGACGTGTTATCGACTCCTCCCGAAGAAGAATCTGCTGAACAATCCAAACTCTCGACTTTACTTTCTAACGTCGTTGAAACGCATCCAGCTACTCCGGGAGAACCGCTACACCCAGACGACCAGGCAGCTGCAGCCACTGACGATGATAGAAAATCAGCAAACCAG GGTTTGCCTCAAAACGAAGAGACAAGTATTGAAACAACCTCTACAGTGAACCCAGGGGAGCATTACGCTGTACCAAGGTGTCCCAACGTCTCTGGACCCCTGGAAACTTCGAATCCACAGATTCCTATCCCGTTCTATGAAATCATTCCGTGTCGGAAGGCCGACGAAGTGGATGACGTCAACGATGTGACGTTGATAGAATCTCGGGTAGAATTCAACCAAGACGCTAAAAATAAAAAGGGAACTTTCAAAACAGCAGAAGATAGCGGATCTTTTCAAGTTACTACACTTTATGCTACAGTCGACATGGCCAAGAAAACAACCAAAGAAGAACCTTCACCAAag ACGAGTGAAGTTCAGTATGCAGAGCTAGAAACTAGTTTTTCTGGCTCGATCCAACAGCTACTAGCAAAAACAAGTGTCATATATTCTGAAATGAATTCTGAGCAGCCACCGCCAAGAAACGACGGACAGGAACTCTGA
- the LOC134177093 gene encoding mucin-2-like isoform X1: MRSSLRVCLLLGAVIKYALTEQEYICGVGPHNYTIDSPAFTIYQLVQRRVNLTIPLAGNKSESYRWYFSEGNSKLESKTFQVLRNNGTIETINSNATILLQNSNYSRIQIAGIQVVNNKTNLRGNYVTINIGNFPAVELLDATICDNSISVCVNITGTPPPITTILALEDVNMAAKNQTQFCSTFDKPSVLNILTVFITASNCFGSTTANVSISFINDISRCNFTTCSAVESSVLNPQQLASTASAISCSFTSVTRNQLVSSRPTIASTDYLRTSPSTSDKQTSTPTSIKQTSPSTSDKPTGFPMQANSTTSTKKTSSTRGNQQKSSQSTSYQQRVSLTTEYRKLATNSMARGTSSPPQKDSTSQGIPVYIIVAACVGGLVLIVVIVIIIVCCKRKSARKRELNSDLQTTEHIYANSNTAVSVYSNTTETKFGVDVNVDGTPSDSMTFLPSKQGPKAKDVLSTPPEEESAEQSKLSTLLSNVVETHPATPGEPLHPDDQAAAATDDDRKSANQGLPQNEETSIETTSTVNPGEHYAVPRCPNVSGPLETSNPQIPIPFYEIIPCRKADEVDDVNDVTLIESRVEFNQDAKNKKGTFKTAEDSGSFQVTTLYATVDMAKKTTKEEPSPKTSEVQYAELETSFSGSIQQLLAKTSVIYSEMNSEQPPPRNDGQEL, from the exons ATGAGATCATCGCTTagagtctgtctgttactcGGAGCAGTCATCAAGTATGCATTAACTGAGCAAGAATACATATGCG GTGTAGGACCTCACAATTACACTATCGACTCTCCAGCTTTTACCATCTACCAGCTAGTACAACGACGCGTTAATCTAACTATTCCATTGGCGGGCAACAAATCGGAGTCATATAGATGGTATTTCTCCGAAGGAAATTCTAAATTAGAATCTAAAACATTTCAAGTGCTACGTAACAATGGAACTATCGAAACAATCAACTCGAATGCTACTATACTTTTACAAAACTCCAATTACAGCAGAATTCAAATCGCTGGCATTCAAGTTGTAAATAATAAGACAAATCTTCGAGGCAATTATGTTACAATTAACATTGGCA ACTTTCCTGCTGTTGAGCTTTTAGACGCAACCATTTGCGACAACAGCATCTCAGTCTGCGTCAATATCACTGGCACTCCGCCTCCTATTACTACCATACTGGCCTTAGAAGACGTCAATATGGCAGCTAAAAATCAAACTCAATTTTGTTCTACTTTTGACAAACCTAGCGTTCTAAACATTCTAACTGTCTTCATTACTGCATCTAATTGTTTTGGAAGTACTACTGCAAATGTATCCATCAGTTTTATAAATG ATATTTCTCGTTGCAATTTTACGACTTGCTCAGCTGTTGAAAGTTCCGTATTGAATCCTCAGCAGCTTGCTAGTACAGCAAGTGCTATTTCGTGCAG ctTTACGTCCGTCACTCGAAATCAGCTTGTTTCTTCGAGACCCACTATTGCTTCGACAGACTACCTTAGAACAAGTCCATCTAcatcagataaacaaacaagtactcCTACATcgatcaaacaaacaagtccCTCTACATCAGATAAACCGACAGGTTTTCCCATGCAAGCAAATTCAACTACATCAACTAAAAAAACAAGTTCAACAAGAGGAAATCAACAAAAGTCAAGTCAGTCGACATCTTACCAACAGAGAGTGAGTCTAACTACAGAATATCGTAAGTTAGCTACCAATTCAATGGCAAGAG GAACGTCTTCTCCACCTCAGAAAGATTCTACTTCTCAAG GAATTCCTGTATACATTATTGTTGCAGCATGCGTTGGTGGACTAGTTTTGATCGTCGTGATCGTCATCATTATTGTTTGCTGCAAACGAAAATCAG CTCGCAAAAGAGAATTGAACTCAGACCTTCAAACAACTGAACACATTTATGCAAACAG TAATACCGCAGTATCTGTATATAGCAATACTACAGAAACAAAGTTTGGGGTAGATGTGAACGTCGACGGTACCCCATCCGATTCAATGACGTTTTTGCCGTCCAAGCAAGGTCCCAAGGCAAAAGACGTGTTATCGACTCCTCCCGAAGAAGAATCTGCTGAACAATCCAAACTCTCGACTTTACTTTCTAACGTCGTTGAAACGCATCCAGCTACTCCGGGAGAACCGCTACACCCAGACGACCAGGCAGCTGCAGCCACTGACGATGATAGAAAATCAGCAAACCAG GGTTTGCCTCAAAACGAAGAGACAAGTATTGAAACAACCTCTACAGTGAACCCAGGGGAGCATTACGCTGTACCAAGGTGTCCCAACGTCTCTGGACCCCTGGAAACTTCGAATCCACAGATTCCTATCCCGTTCTATGAAATCATTCCGTGTCGGAAGGCCGACGAAGTGGATGACGTCAACGATGTGACGTTGATAGAATCTCGGGTAGAATTCAACCAAGACGCTAAAAATAAAAAGGGAACTTTCAAAACAGCAGAAGATAGCGGATCTTTTCAAGTTACTACACTTTATGCTACAGTCGACATGGCCAAGAAAACAACCAAAGAAGAACCTTCACCAAag ACGAGTGAAGTTCAGTATGCAGAGCTAGAAACTAGTTTTTCTGGCTCGATCCAACAGCTACTAGCAAAAACAAGTGTCATATATTCTGAAATGAATTCTGAGCAGCCACCGCCAAGAAACGACGGACAGGAACTCTGA
- the LOC134177321 gene encoding uncharacterized protein LOC134177321: MRSSLRVCLLLGAVIKVALTEQEYICGVGPHNYTIDSPAFTIYQLVGRCVNLTIPLAGNKSESYRWYFSEGNSKLESKTFQVLRNKGIFETINSNATILLQNSSYNGIQIASIQVVNNKTNLRGNYVTINIGNFPAVDLLDATICDNSISVCVNITGTPPPITTILALEDVNMAAKNQTQFCSTFDKPSVLNILTVFITASNCFGSTTANVFISFINDISRCNFTTCSAVESSVLNPQQLASTASAISCSFTSVTRNQSVSSRPTIASTDYLRTSPSTSDKQTSTPASIKQTSSTTSDKPTGSPMQANSTTSAKQTSSTRGNQQKSSQSTTYQQRVSLTTKYRNLATNSMARGTSSPPQKDSSSQGIPVYIIVTACVGGLVLIVVIVIIIVCCKRKSARKRELNSDLQTTEHIYANRVDLSTVELQSVHDTANEV; this comes from the exons ATGAGATCATCTCTTagagtctgtctgttactcGGAGCAGTCATCAAGGTTGCATTAACTGAGCAAGAATACATATGCG GTGTAGGACCTCACAATTACACTATCGACTCTCCAGCTTTTACCATCTATCAGCTAGTAGGACGATGCGTTAATCTAACTATTCCATTGGCGGGCAACAAATCAGAGTCATATAGATGGTATTTCTCCGAAGGAAATTCTAAATTAGAATCTAAAACATTTCAAGTGCTACGTAACAAAGGAATTTTCGAAACAATCAACTCGAATGCTACTATACTTTTACAAAACTCCAGTTACAACGGAATTCAAATCGCTAGCATTCAAGTTGTAAATAATAAGACAAATCTTCGAGGCAATTATGTTACAATTAACATTGGCA ACTTTCCTGCCGTTGACCTTCTAGACGCAACCATTTGCGACAACAGCATCTCAGTCTGCGTCAATATCACTGGCACTCCGCCTCCTATTACTACCATACTGGCCCTAGAAGACGTCAATATGGCAGCTAAAAATCAAACTCAATTTTGTTCTACTTTTGACAAACCTAGCGTTCTAAACATTCTAACTGTCTTCATTACTGCATCTAATTGTTTTGGAAGTACTACTGCAAATGTATTCATTAGTTTTATAAATG ATATTTCTCGCTGCAATTTTACGACTTGCTCAGCTGTTGAAAGTTCCGTATTGAATCCTCAGCAGCTTGCTAGTACAGCAAGTGCTATTTCGTGCAG ctTTACGTCCGTCACTCGAAATCAGTCTGTTTCTTCGAGACCCACTATTGCTTCGACAGACTATCTTAGAACAAGTCCATCTAcatcagataaacaaacaagtactcCTGCATcgatcaaacaaacaagttcCACTACATCAGATAAACCGACAGGTTCTCCCATGCAAGCAAATTCAACTACATcagctaaacaaacaagttcaactagAGGAAATCAACAAAAGTCAAGTCAGTCGACAACTTACCAACAGAGAGTGAGTCTAACTACAAAATATCGTAACTTAGCTACCAATTCAATGGCAAGAG GAACGTCTTCTCCACCTCAGAAAGATTCTAGCTCTCAAG GAATTCCTGTATACATTATTGTTACAGCATGCGTTGGTGGACTAGTTTTGATCGTCGTGATCGTTATCATTATTGTTTGCTGCAAACGAAAATCAG CTCGCAAAAGAGAATTGAACTCAGACCTTCAAACAACTGAACACATTTATGCAAACAG AGTCGATTTATCAACTGTCGAATTACAATCTGTACACGACACTGCAAACGAGGTCTAG
- the LOC134177372 gene encoding uncharacterized protein LOC134177372, with amino-acid sequence MAHPWSKDTIKGASTTCGYAATKREARKEVKYRKESLPDGSKPFVTPLVFEHFGRWGPKAEEFLNELAKKSKDMLGRKNEAAFRSYWRRRFSVIIQKCNSRVVLRKLSRLSLNCLDGQDKLEMDKAIHSSIH; translated from the coding sequence atggctcatccctggagcaaagataccatcaagggagcgtccacgacatgtggatatgcagcaacaaaacgagaggcaaggaaggaagtaaagtatcgcaaagaatcattaccagatggttctaagccttttgttactcctctggtgttcgaacactttggtcgttggggacccaaagcagaggaatttttaaatgagcttgcaaagaagtccaaagacatgctgggaaggaaaaatgaagcagcgtttagaagctattggagaagaagattttctgtgattattcagaaatgtaacagtagagttgttttaagaaagctatctaggctttcattgaattgtttggatggacaagacaagctagagatggacaaagccattcatagttctattcattaa